One Setaria italica strain Yugu1 chromosome II, Setaria_italica_v2.0, whole genome shotgun sequence DNA segment encodes these proteins:
- the LOC101771944 gene encoding regulatory protein opaque-2, with the protein MDDHAISMEEIIPDPFWEDLPPPPEPPLVTSDGLIDGVATDGGGEGTNAMDQNQSPSEWSFERLLEEELLTDAAPLENFSGSATHADTVVEEVDHATMAPAAVSTVGDPMEYNTILKRKLDEDLATVAMWRASSVVHPEHSQGSNNYIGGNINFVQNMRSISEGPINRARNAYIRARLATSSSSRDPSPSDDDDMDGEVEILGFKLPTEEKVRKRKESNRESARRSRYRKAAHLKEMEDQVAQLKVENSSLLRRLATLNQKYTDATVDNRVLKANMETLRAKVKMAEDALKRVTGTMSSSQPSRPSPPVPANADASGPILDNIIDYLMNSTDATTDNNFEPRTATTPSFSQQAEKPAAASTNSAMINRIAAHHAVAVELLHKRLGAMPTASSGVAPPPEPAPPSDVLVESTDMGVH; encoded by the exons ATGGATGATCATGCCATCTCAATGGAGGAGATCATCCCTGACCCGTTTTGGGAGGatctgccaccaccaccggagccgCCTCTGGTGACTAGTGATGGTCTCATAGATGGAGTTGCTACTGATGGAGGTGGGGAGGGTACCAACGCAATGGACCAGAACCAGAGCCCCTCGGAGTGGAGCTTTGAGAGGTTGCTAGAAGAGGAGCTTCTGACTGACGCAGCACCATTGGAGAACTTCAGTGGCTCAGCTACTCATGCTGACACAGTGGTTGAGGAGGTGGACCATGCAACGATGGCGCCTGCGGCCGTGAGCACGGTAGGCGATCCCATGGAGTACAACACCATCCTGAAGAGGAAGTTGGATGAGGACCTCGCCACCGTCGCCATGTGGAGG GCTTCCAGTGTTGTGCATCCAGAACATTCACAAGGCTCAAACAATTACATTGGAG GTAACATAAATTTCGTGCAGAACATGCGGTCCATTAGTGAAGGTCCAATAAATCGCGCTCGAAATGCATATATTCGTGCAAGGCTTGctacttcctcttcctcaaggGATCCTTCACCCTCAGATGATGACGATATGGATGGAGAAGTAGAAATACTGGGATTTAAGCTGCCTACTGAAGAGAAAGTGAGGAAAAG AAAGGAATCCAACCGAGAATCAGCCAGGCGCTCAAGATATAGAAAGGCAGCTCACTTGAAGGAGATGGAGGACCAG GTTGCACAGTTAAAAGTTGAAAACTCTTCTTTGCTGAGGCGCCTGGCTACTCTGAACCAGAAGTATACTGATGCTACCGTTGACAATAGGGTGCTGAAAGCAAACATGGAGACCCTAAGAGCTAAG GTGAAGATGGCTGAGGACGCACTGAAGAGGGTTACAGGGACGATGAGTTCATCACAGCCCTCCAGGCCTTCTCCTCCGGTGCCAGCCAATGCTGACGCTTCAGGCCCTATCCTTGACAACATCATTGACTACCTGATGAACTCAACAGATGCCACGACTGACAACAATTTTGAGCCGAGAACGGCGACGACCCCGTCGTTCTCACAACAAGCTgagaagccggcggcggccagcacGAACAGCGCCATGATAAACCGGATCGCTGCGCATCACGCGGTGGCCGTCGAGCTTCTCCACAAGAGGCTGGGTGCCATGCCGACGGCCTCCTCTGGGGTTGCACCACCGCCGGAACCTGCGCCGCCGTCGGATGTGCTGGTTGAGTCCACTGACATGGGTGTGCATTAG
- the LOC101771150 gene encoding uncharacterized protein LOC101771150 — translation MSSLGTSKGILEIAKFGVYVSVPVALTYLVATDSKTLKKLMGLRPYVVYPPEGPRPPPPEELRERAREIARKRQQS, via the exons ATGTCGTCGCTGGGGACGTCCAAGGGGATCCTGGAGATCGCCAAGTTCGGCGTCTACGTCTCCGTGCCCGTCGCGCTCACCTACCTCGTCGCCACCGACTCCAAGACCCTCAAGAAGCTCATGGGCCTC CGTCCTTATGTGGTTTATCCACCTGAAGGTCCACGCCCACCACCGCCCGAAGAACTTCGTGAGAGGGCTCGGGAAATAGCTCGGAAGAGGCAGCAGAGTTGA
- the LOC101771548 gene encoding guanylate-binding protein 3: protein MGWWARAPAPAVLAAAAVLWLLAAAAAGDADAGDLERAFPIVKPDYSHTKLRLAKEGLEAIQRIKTPIAAISVIGPYRSGKSFLLNQLLSLSCDKGFGVGHMRDTKTKGIWVWGTPIELDIDGSIVSVIYLDTEGFESVGKSNVYDDRIFALATVLSSVLIYNLPETIREADISRLSFAVEIAEEFYGRVKGQDVAFEPAKLLWLIQRDFLQGKSVQQMVDEALQRVPNNNGDKYIDEINQIRDSLAVMGDNSTAFSLPQPHLQRTQLCDLEDQELDPLYLKRRDQLKQIVSSMIKPKIVQGRTLNGTEFVSFLGQILEALNKGEIPSTGSLVEVFNKAILERCLKVYNERMGRAGLPVSVDKLQQFHDLAKDEARRLFDKQHFGKHHAAQSIFKLDEEIKKIFRNFGQANEYQSSKLCEARFSECEDKMEHLQVLKLPSMAKFDAGFLLCNQSFEMDCVGPAKESYQRRMSKMLARSRALFIKEYNNKLFNWLVIFSLVMVVIGRFVVKFFLLEIAAWVMFAFLETYTRMFWSSESLYYNPVWHIVVSTWETIVYSPILDLDRWAIPIVVVLWFLAIYWRCLGGRKGIARSLLPLYNGSYRSSNRPRTD, encoded by the exons ATGGGGTGGTGGGCGCGTGCCCCGGCGCCCGCGGtgttggccgcggcggcggtgctgtgGTTGCTTGCTGCCGCGGCGGCAGGGGATGCCGATGCCGGCGACCTCGAGCGCGC GTTTCCAATAGTCAAACCAGACTACAGTCACACGAAACTCCGTCTTGCAAAAGAAGGTTTGGAGGCCATTCAGAGGATCAAAACTCCAATAGCTGCTATCTCT GTTATTGGTCCATATCGATCTGGCAAATCTTTTCTTCTCAACCAACTTCTCTCCTTATCATGTGATAAAG GTTTTGGAGTTGGACACATGCGGGATACCAAAACAAAAG GCATATGGGTTTGGGGCACCCCCATTGAGTTGGATATTGATGGCTCCATAGTTTCTGTCATATACCTGGACACTGAAGGATTTGAGAGTGTTGGGAAGTCAAATGTATATGATGATAG GATATTTGCTCTGGCAACTGTTTTAAGTTCTGTTCTGATCTATAATCTTCCTGAGACA ATTCGTGAAGCTGATATATCTAGGCTTTCATTTGCTGTTGAAATTGCTGAAGAATTCTATGGAAG AGTCAAG GGGCAAGATGTTGCTTTTGAGCCAGCAAAACTTCTGTGGCTAATCCAGAGGGATTTTCTCC AAGGAAAATCTGTTCAGCAGATGGTCGATGAAGCACTCCAAAGGGTGCCTAATAACAATG GAGACAAATATATTGATGAG ATCAACCAAATCAGAGACTCTTTGGCGGTTATGGGAGATAACAGTACAGCTTTTAGCTTGCCACAG cCTCATCTGCAAAGGACACAGTTATGTGATCTGGAGGATCAGGAACTTGATCCATTGTATTTAAAAAGGAGAGATCAATTGAAACAAATTGTTTCATCCATGATAAAACCGAAAATTGTGCAGGGTAGAACTCTAAACGGGACAGAATTTGTATCCTTCCTAGGGCAG ATACTTGAGGCTTTAAATAAAGGTGAAATTCCATCGACGGGATCGCTTGTTGAAGTTTTCAATAAGGCCATCCTTGAACGTTGCTTGAAGGTGTATAATGAAAGAATGGGCAGAGCAGGTCTACCAGTATCAGTGGATAAACTTCAGCAGTTTCATGACCTCGCAAAAGATGAAGCTAGAAGGCTCTTCGACAAGCAGCATTTCGGTAAACATCATGCTGCTCAGTCCATCTTCAAGCTTGATGAAGAGATTAAAAAG ATCTTCAGAAACTTTGGTCAGGCCAACGAATATCAGTCATCAAAGCTGTGTGAAGCACGATTCTCAGAGTGCGAAGATAAAATGGAACACCTTCAAGTCTTAAAGCTTCCGTCCATGGCAAAATTTGATGCAGGATTTCTTCTCTGCAATCAAAGTTTCGAAATGGATTGTGTGGGGCCTGCCAAGGAAAGTTATCAACGCCGGATGTCAAAG ATGCTGGCAAGGTCTCGCGCTCTTTTCATCAAGGAGTACAACAATAAGCTCTTCAACTGGCTGGTGATATTCTCCCTAGTCATGGTTGTCATCGGGCGCTTCGTGGTCAAATTCTTCCTGCTCGAGATCGCTGCCTGGGTGATGTTTGCCTTCCTGGAGACATACACAAGGATGTTCTGGTCCTCAGAGTCCCTGTACTACAATCCTGTCTGGCACATAGTCGTCTCTACCTGGGAAACCATCGTCTACAGCCCTATTCTTGATCTTGACAG ATGGGCGATCCCGATCGTTGTGGTGCTGTGGTTTTTGGCAATTTATTGGCGTTGTCTGGGTGGAAGGAAAGGAATTGCACGGTCGTTGCTGCCTCTGTACAATGGGTCTTACAGAAGCTCAAATCGCCCAAGAACAGATTGA
- the LOC101772614 gene encoding tryptophan synthase alpha chain: MAFALKAAASTAGSASFAAAGPRRGAAAAPGRVSFRGAAPVVAVRTAAAAAPAAAAVAEDKRSISGTFAGLKEQGKTALVPFITAGDPDLATTAKALKILDACGSDVIELGVPYSDPLADGPVIQASATRALAKGTTFEDVISMVKEVIPELSCPLALFTYYNPILKRGIPNFMAIVKEAGVHGLVVPDVPLEETDVLRSEAAKNNLELVLLTTPTTPNERMEKIAEVSEGFIYLVSTVGVTGTRANVSSKVESLLQDIKKVTEKPVAVGFGVSTPEHVKQIAGWGADGVIVGSAMVRLLGEAASPEEGLKKLEELAKNLRAALA, from the exons ATGGCGTTCGCGCTCaaggccgccgcctccaccgccgggtcGGCGTCGttcgccgccgcggggcccaggaggggcgccgcggcggctccGGGGAGGGTCTCGTTCCGGGGCGCCGCGCCCGTGGTCGCCgtaaggacggcggcggcggccgcgcctgcggcggccgccgtggcgGAGGACAAGCGCAGCATCTCCGGCACCTTCGCCGGCCTCAAGGAGCAGGGGAAG ACTGCCCTTGTTCCCTTCATCACTGCTGGTGACCCTGACTTGGCCACCACAGCAAAGGCGCTCAAGATCCTTGATGCGTGTGGTTCAGACGTGATTGAATTGGGTGTGCCTTACTCTGATCCATTGGCTGATGGCCCAGTTATTCAG GCCTCTGCAACACGTGCGCTAGCAAAAGGCACCACTTTTGAGGATGTCATCTCCATGGTTAAGGAGGTGATACCTGAGCTGTCCTGCCCCCTGGCACTTTTCACATATTATAACCCAATTCTGAAGCGCGGAATCCCAAACTTCATGGCTATTGTTAAGGAAGCTGGTGTACATG GCCTTGTGGTCCCTGATGTTCCTCTGGAAGAGACAGATGTTTTGAGGAGTGAGGCTGCCAAGAACAACCTAGAGCTG GTTCTACTGACAACACCAACCACACCAAATGAAAGAATGGAGAAAATTGCAGAGGTTTCAGAAGGATTTATTTATCTT GTAAGCACTGTTGGAGTTACTGGTACACGTGCGAATGTAAGCAGCAAGGTGGAATCTCTTCTTCAGGATATCAAGAAG GTCACAGAGAAACCCGTGGCAGTTGGCTTTGGTGTGTCGACTCCTGAGCATGTGAAGCAG ATCGCAGGATGGGGTGCAGATGGTGTTATCGTCGGTAGTGCGATGGTTAGGCTATTGGGGGAAGCTGCTTCTCCTGAAGAAGGATTGAAGAAGCTCGAAGAGTTAGCCAAGAACCTGAGGGCTGCACTGGCATGA